In Montipora capricornis isolate CH-2021 chromosome 4, ASM3666992v2, whole genome shotgun sequence, a single genomic region encodes these proteins:
- the LOC138047079 gene encoding galactose/N-acetylgalactosamine-binding lectin CEL-III-like, whose translation MSNILYLVVFTGFFSTAASQVNCVNPIEIGEVRVLKSHSCIDISGDSGKGNVLAYRCESSDDQQLIMCDDGTIRNMKTNNCFSAGTSGSGNVISTTCVLFPKIPDYQKWKFGKSKIFKDRGGIQQEAREIINMKSKKCLDVTGIEGNGNIGTYSCTDEPDQYFYFRSRGKLLAHGRLQVQKSGLCLDVSGDQGGQGLHDNNVLIHGCEKAADQFFGFYENGELVNDKSRLCLDVSGIGGSGNVLMHECGGTYDQMWSQPRQYCDGDYCSFMNKASGKCLDVSGDQASSGSNVLTYGCDGAPDQRFKWVSGNWVTPTADWDLVGCNQNGQVTQEISNEISYSTTESETATVEIAAAVEAETLFGSVSLSVSTSYSLSKEWTMSQSQTTAITFTCENYDSGKPFVRGCMWQLQVTTKERLSDNKMRWTPQIVKCTRNHEKPKCPPFTRCMDEDCTQCEEMPASRTGLDKRFLLNLGKNKNSRV comes from the coding sequence ATGTCAAATATTCTTTACTTGGTTGTCTTCACGGGCTTCTTCTCCACAGCAGCCTCTCAAGTAAATTGTGTGAATCCAATAGAAATCGGTGAAGTTCGAGTGCTAAAATCACACAGCTGTATTGACATTTCTGGAGATTCTGGCAAAGGAAACGTTCTGGCGTATAGATGTGAATCCTCAGATGACCAACAGCTCATCATGTGTGATGATGGAACAATACGAAATATGAAAACTAACAACTGTTTCTCAGCTGGAACATCGGGAAGTGGAAATGTCATCTCGACTACTTGCGTCTTATTCCCGAAAATACCCGACTACCAGAAATGGAAATTTGGGAAATCAAAAATTTTCAAGGATAGAGGCGGAATCCAGCAGGAAGCAAGAGAAATCATTAACATGAAATCTAAAAAGTGTCTAGATGTCACAGGAATTGAAGGAAATGGCAACATTGGTACATATTCTTGCACTGATGAACCAGACCAGTACTTTTATTTTCGCTCCAGAGGGAAACTACTGGCACATGGAAGGCTTCAGGTCCAGAAGTCTGGTCTTTGTTTGGATGTTTCTGGTGATCAGGGAGGTCAAGGCCTGCATGACAATAATGTTCTAATACACGGCTGTGAAAAAGCTGCTGACCAATTTTTCGGCTTCTATGAAAATGGAGAACTAGTTAATGATAAGTCCCGATTGTGTCTCGACGTTTCGGGCATCGGCGGATCAGGCAATGTCCTTATGCACGAATGTGGAGGAACGTATGATCAAATGTGGTCACAACCTAGGCAGTACTGCGATGGGGACTATTGTTCCTTTATGAACAAAGCATCAGGAAAGTGCTTGGATGTTTCTGGAGATCAAGCAAGCAGTGGGTCAAACGTGCTGACTTACGGCTGTGATGGGGCACCAGATCAACGCTTTAAATGGGTGTCTGGGAATTGGGTAACGCCGACTGCTGACTGGGATTTGGTAGGCTGCAATCAAAACGGCCAAGTCACTCAAGAAATATCTAATGAAATCAGTTATTCAACAACAGAAAGCGAAACTGCAACAGTTGAGATTGCCGCCGCAGTTGAAGCTGAAACCCTCTTTGGTAGTGTGTCACTCTCCGTAAGTACATCATACTCTCTGTCAAAAGAGTGGACAATGAGTCAGTCACAGACAACGGCGATAACCTTTACCTGTGAAAATTATGATTCTGGTAAGCCGTTCGTCCGTGGATGCATGTGGCAATTGCAAGTGACGACAAAAGAACGACTCTCCGACAACAAGATGAGATGGACACCCCAAATCGTCAAATGCACCAGGAATCATGAAAAGCCAAAGTGCCCTCCTTTTACACGATGCATGGATGAGGATTGCACACAGTGCGAAGAAATGCCTGCAAGTCGAACAGGTTTGGACAAACGATTTTTGCTAAATCttggcaaaaataaaaacagccGAGTCTAA
- the LOC138046747 gene encoding uncharacterized protein translates to MYSMKEVSGAPNEPCARLCPLGWTAIGKIQLDTTDTHYTGFHHTFRLQIERRGPTFTLPEKDTVELNGLQKRFWDLESIGITPSGQQHLTPEDKLAWKKVNNSLKFDGQHYEVAVPWRDERPRLPNNLQMAKKRLVSTERKLMKDKEVAVAYQQVLNDYLDKKYIRRVPDDEPTPECQWLLPHFPVVRPEKATSKVRIVFDASAPFEGKSLNTEALTGPKLQSGIFDILVKFRKEWVALVGDISQMYHQLVLLLEDRPMHRFLWRNMQINKEPEVYEFLRFVFGGCYCPFCAQFTWQKHAEIHQDAIL, encoded by the coding sequence ATGTATTCGATGAAAGAAGTGAGCGGAGCTCCGAATGAACCCTGCGCGAGACTCTGCCCCCTAGGATGGACTGCAATCGGAAAGATTCAACTGGACACTACGGATACCCATTACACTGGCTTCCATCACACATTTCGTCTACAAATCGAAAGGAGAGGGCCTACCTTCACTTTACCAGAGAAGGACACTGTGGAGCTAAACGGCTTGCAGAAACGTTTCTGGGACCTGGAGAGCATTGGAATTACACCGTCCGGGCAGCAGCACCTGACACCGGAAGACAAGTTGGCATGGAAAAAAGTCAACAattctttgaagtttgatggCCAACATTACGAAGTAGctgttccatggagagatgaaaGACCGCGGTTACCGAATAACCTTCAGATGGCAAAGAAAAGATTGGTTTCCACTGAGAGAAAGCTAATGAAGGATAAAGAAGTAGCCGTGGCTTATCAGCAGGTGCTTAACGACTATTTGGACAAGAAGTACATCCGCCGCGTTCCTGATGACGAGCCAACGCCCGAATGCCAGTGGCTGCTCCCGCATTTCCCAGTCGTACGACCCGAGAAAGCAACGTCCAAAGTACGGATAGTGTTCGATGCGTCAGCACCTTTCGAGGGAAAGAGTCTAAATACAGAAGCCCTGACCGGACCGAAGCTTCAAAGTGGCATCTTTGATATCCTTGTGAAGTTTAGAAAAGAATGGGTGGCCCTCGTAGGAGACATCAGTCAGATGTACCATCAGCTTGTACTACTCCTGGAAGACCGACCGATGCATCGTTTTCTATGGCGAAACATGCAGATCAACAAAGAGCCAGAAGTTTACGAGTTTCTTCGCTTCGTGTTCGGTGGCTGCTACTGCCCGTTCTGCGCCCAATTTACTTGGCAGAAGCATGCAGAAATCCACCAAGATGCTATCCTCTAG
- the LOC138044782 gene encoding galactose/N-acetylgalactosamine-binding lectin CEL-III-like: MSNILYLVVFTGFFSTAASQVNCVNPIEIGEVRVLKSHSCIDISGDSGKGNVLAYRCESSDDQQLIMCDDGTIRNMKTNNCFSAGTSGSGNVISTTCVLFPKIPEYQKWKFGKSKIFKDRGGIQQEAREIINMKSRKCLDVTGIEGNGNIGTYSCTDEPDQYFYFRSRGKQLAHGRLQVQKSGLCLDVSGDQGGQGLHDNNVLIHGCEKAADQFFGFYENGELVNDKSRLCLDVSGIGGSGNVLMHECGGTYDQMWSQPRQYCDGDYCSFMNKASGKCLDVSGDQASSGSNVLTYGCDGAPDQRFKWVSGNWVTPTADWDLVGCNQNGQVTQEISNEISYSTTESETATVEIAAAVEAETLFGGVSLSVSTSYSLSKEWTMSQSQTTAITFTCENYDSGKPFVRGCMWQLQVTTKERLSDNKMRWTPQIVKCTRNHEEPKCPPFTRCMDEDCTQCEEMPASRAGLDKRFLLNLSKNKNSRV; encoded by the coding sequence ATGTCAAATATTCTTTACTTGGTTGTCTTCACGGGCTTCTTCTCCACAGCAGCCTCTCAAGTAAATTGTGTGAATCCAATAGAAATCGGTGAAGTTCGAGTGCTAAAATCACACAGCTGTATTGACATTTCTGGAGATTCTGGAAAAGGAAACGTTCTGGCGTATAGATGTGAATCCTCAGATGACCAACAGCTCATCATGTGTGATGATGGAACAATACGAAATATGAAAACTAACAACTGTTTCTCAGCTGGAACATCGGGAAGTGGAAATGTCATCTCGACTACTTGCGTCTTATTCCCGAAAATACCCGAGTACCAGAAATGGAAATTTGGGAAATCAAAAATTTTCAAGGATAGAGGCGGAATCCAGCAGGAAGCAAGAGAAATCATTAACATGAAATCTAGAAAGTGTCTAGATGTCACAGGAATTGAAGGAAATGGCAACATTGGTACATATTCTTGCACTGATGAACCAGACCAGTACTTTTATTTTCGCTCCAGAGGGAAACAACTGGCACATGGAAGGCTTCAGGTCCAGAAGTCTGGTCTTTGTTTGGATGTTTCTGGTGATCAGGGAGGTCAAGGCCTGCATGACAACAATGTTCTAATACACGGCTGTGAAAAAGCTGCTGACCAATTTTTCGGCTTCTATGAAAATGGAGAACTAGTTAATGATAAGTCCCGATTGTGTCTCGACGTTTCGGGCATCGGCGGATCAGGCAATGTCCTTATGCACGAATGTGGAGGAACGTATGATCAAATGTGGTCACAACCTAGGCAGTACTGCGATGGGGACTATTGTTCCTTTATGAACAAAGCATCAGGAAAGTGCTTGGATGTTTCTGGAGATCAAGCAAGCAGTGGGTCAAACGTGCTGACTTACGGCTGTGATGGGGCACCAGATCAACGCTTTAAATGGGTGTCTGGGAATTGGGTAACGCCGACTGCTGACTGGGATTTGGTAGGTTGCAATCAAAACGGCCAAGTCACTCAAGAAATATCTAATGAAATCAGTTATTCAACAACAGAAAGCGAAACTGCAACAGTTGAGATTGCCGCCGCAGTTGAAGCTGAAACCCTCTTTGGTGGTGTGTCACTCTCCGTAAGTACATCATACTCTCTGTCAAAAGAGTGGACAATGAGTCAGTCACAGACAACGGCGATAACGTTTACCTGTGAAAATTATGATTCTGGTAAGCCGTTTGTCCGGGGATGCATGTGGCAATTGCAAGTGACGACAAAAGAACGACTCTCCGACAACAAGATGAGATGGACACCCCAAATCGTCAAATGCACCAGGAATCATGAAGAGCCAAAATGCCCTCCTTTTACACGATGTATGGATGAGGATTGCACACAGTGCGAAGAAATGCCTGCAAGTCGAGCAGGTTTGGACAAACGATTTTTGCTAAATCttagcaaaaataaaaacagccGAGTCTAA
- the LOC138046746 gene encoding uncharacterized protein, with protein MDDLMPSLDSAEKATETRRQLTEMGDKDGFHVRKWVSNLIEVLADVPEEDRASEVDLEKNELPVTKTLGVSWTAREDQFLFHYSPPPEDFEYTKRNVLRKTATLFDPLGFLSPFVIRAKLFMQQAWLDALAWDEVLPPEQKEEWRSWFAELPLLEEIKIPRCLKDTSTKEASIALHTFSDASERAYTAAVYSRHEYQDGSITTRLIASKTRLAPLKTLSIPRLELLGALVGLRLTNQVCSALAIPSNSVIYWVDSLNVGYWIQGKSCEYKPFFAHRVGEIHENSNPDQWRYVPTSLNPADLGTRGMTALELTESKKWWNGPDFLRCPAAEWPDRKFDKPSREALTELKSTSRQNTESFNKIQRHSAIDHRRRSRDRRVRRRIVAFTPLKILKVV; from the coding sequence ATGGATGACCTCATGCCGTCGCTGGATTCCGCAGAGAAAGCCACAGAAACAAGACGCCAGTTGACCGAGATGGGTGATAAAGATGGGTTCCACGTGAGAAAGTGGGTTTCGAATCTGATAGAAGTATTAGCAGATGTTCCAGAAGAAGACCGTGCGTCTGAAGTTGACTTGGAGAAAAATGAACTGCCCGTGACGAAAACGCTTGGTGTATCTTGGACTGCACGCGAGGATCAGTTTCTGTTTCATTATTCACCGCCTCCAGAGGACTTTGAATACACTAAGCGAAATGTCCTGAGAAAAACAGCAACGTTGTTCGACCCGCTGGGGTTTCTCTCCCCTTTCGTGATTAGAGCAAAACTGTTCATGCAACAGGCGTGGCTAGACGCATTAGCATGGGATGAAGTCCTTCCGCCCGAACAAAAAGAGGAGTGGAGGAGCTGGTTCGCCGAGTTACCCCTCCTTGAGGAGATCAAGATCCCCCGGTGCTTAAAAGACACAAGTACAAAGGAAGCCTCGATCGCCCTACATACATTCTCTGATGCGTCCGAAAGAGCTTACACCGCAGCTGTCTACAGTCGACACGAGTACCAGGATGGAAGCATAACCACCCGACTCATCGCATCCAAGACTCGTTTAGCCCCGTTAAAGACGTTAAGCATCCCAAGGCTTGAACTTTTGGGCGCTCTTGTCGGTTTGCGATTGACAAATCAAGTCTGCTCAGCGCTCGCAATTCCGTCTAACTCCGTCATATACTGGGTGGACAGTCTAAACGTTGGCTATTGGATTCAAGGGAAGAGCTGCGAATACAAGCCCTTTTTTGCGCACCGTGTAGGCGAGATCCATGAAAATTCTAACCCTGATCAATGGCGTTACGTTCCGACCAGTTTGAATCCCGCAGATCTTGGTACAAGAGGAATGACCGCGCTAGAGCTGACCGAGAGTAAGAAGTGGTGGAATGGACCTGACTTTCTACGCTGTCCTGCAGCTGAATGGCCAGACCGCAAGTTTGACAAACCATCGCGTGAAGCATTGACTGAGCTCAAATCAACGTCCAGACAGAATACCGAGAGTTTCAACAAGATACAACGTCATTCAGCTATCGACCACAGGAGGCGAAGCAGAGACAGACGAGTTCGAAGACGCATTGTGGCGTTTACACCCCTCAAGATACTCAAAGTGGTATAA
- the LOC138046745 gene encoding uncharacterized protein: MEARKVNQFGRSYRPGVALAQDLKFLIIDSIIRDGGDRITGYIPRSVTQFARELRVSVNTVKSVWFRYCEEMITTPKPKGGLTFEKLKEDDRELIEVLKLHSPSMSLSEIMEELEQLGGQEISMSAVSRAIKSRLPSGDQYSRKKLTKVAMEPFTPDNLFYTQLFINYVSSKDPRNLKFFDEAGIKIPDVGTRTYGHSPKGSRCVEVGRKLESPNTTLNMLVSLNGPEYYSIVSGATNTARFLSFFQEAGESVNIETGRPCLEVGDIVIMDNLSSHHFEGGEILEEWFGTMGIELLYTPSYSPDLNPIELCFNKIKCELNGNLKELVHSNINLAIAEAVETIRARDMAGFYEATDYLFV; the protein is encoded by the coding sequence ATGGAGGCGAGAAAAGTGAACCAATTTGGCAGAAGTTACAGACCTGGAGTGGCATTGGCTCAAGATCTTAAATTCTTGATCATTGATAGCATTATCAGAGACGGAGGCGACAGAATTACGGGTTATATTCCACGGAGTGTTACACAATTTGCAAGGGAGTTGCGTGTTTCTGTAAACACGGTAAAATCGGTGTGGTTTAGATATTGCGAAGAAATGATAACAACGCCGAAACCTAAAGGAGGCTTGACATTCGAAAAACTAAAGGAAGATGACCGCGAACTCATTGAAGTTTTGAAGCTCCACtctccatccatgtccctttcTGAAATAATGGAGGAGTTAGAACAACTTGGAGGACAAGAAATTTCAATGTCGGCCGTTTCACGAGCCATAAAAAGCAGGCTACCTTCCGGTGACCAGTATTCAcgaaaaaaacttacaaaagtGGCAATGGAGCCATTCACCCCAGATAACTTATTTTATACTCAGCTGTTTATCAATTACGTATCTTCAAAAGATCCAAGGAACCTGAAATTTTTCGACGAAGCGGGAATAAAGATTCCTGACGTGGGAACTCGCACGTATGGACACAGCCCGAAAGGATCACGATGTGTAGAAGTGGGGAGGAAACTCGAATCTCCGAATACAACTTTAAATATGCTGGTTTCTCTGAATGGCCCAGAGTATTATAGTATCGTAAGCGGGGCTACAAACACAGcccgttttctttcattttttcaagaggcAGGTGAAAGTGTAAACATTGAGACGGGTAGACCGTGTCTCGAAGTCGGTGACATTGTTATTATGGATAATTTATCTTCTCATCATTTTGAAGGAGGTGAGATTTTGGAAGAATGGTTTGGTACCATGGGAATTGAGTTGTTATATACGCCTTCATATTCTCCAGATCTTAACCCAAtagagctttgttttaataaaattaaatgtgaATTGAATGGTAACTTGAAGGAACTTGTTCATTCCAATATTAATTTAGCAATAGCAGAAGCAGTTGAGACTATCAGAGCACGGGATATGGCTGGATTTTACGAAGCTACAGATTACCTGTTTGTATGA